From Salminus brasiliensis chromosome 12, fSalBra1.hap2, whole genome shotgun sequence:
AGCATACGAGACCAAAAATGAACTTGAGCTGTACTGGCTGACCAGTTTATTAGATTTATTGGATCATGGGACTGCTGTAAAGTAAAATGTGACCTTGATCATGGTGAAAGAAGAGAAAACCTGATCTACAAGGATGGATCCAAATGGGGAAAATAAACAGcttcactgcaaaaaaaaacaaaaaaacaagaaaacaaaaacaaacgctAATGTCTATAGAGAGTCAATGATTGTAGTTTATGCAGTTAATGCTGTGCTGCAGCACCACCGAGTGGTGTTCTCTCGAACATCCTTTACATCAGTGATCACCAAACCTACAGGGGGTTAGTTCCAACTCCAGTTAGCCGCATTAGATCCTGAGTGTGGGTTGGGAGAAAAACATGTCACAAGTCATAAGCAGCACTGGGATATGTAGGTTATTTGACCAACAacttttggaggaaaaaggcaATTcaatggacaaaataccagctagGAATGTATTACCCCAAGTAGGGGCCTCTGACTGACAAAATCTGTACTTGGTAAGATTATTTCACaaagaataaataaacagcctATCACAGGCCCTTACAGTTCCAGCACGGACGTAGTGTAATAGTGAACACTTAGTTTGAGCACACACATTAATAGGTGACAAGTTACTTAATTGTAATATTGTTTCTTCTGTGAAACTTGTAGGCCTACATGAAGAAGATTCATTAAATAAGAATATTATCATTAAGATATCCATTGAATTGCATTGTTTTGAAAAGCCTGATGGACTGAGGAAACAAGTCAGGTGGGCTGATGACTTAAAataaaggtatgtttggagaaaggGGGcagaatttcattaaaaaaagaaaaccgcaccaactgttaagcacagggccAGGCTGATCATGCttaggcttgtgttgcagccagtggcacagtgaAGATTTCACTGGTAGAAAGAAGGGTTTAATTAAACACCAGCAAATCCTTACAGTGAACatcacactgtctgtaaaaaaaagctgaagataaaAAGACGAAGGCTTTTACTGCagaataatgatcctaaacacacatgTAAGTCCACAATGCACTACCTGAAGAGGTGCAGGCTAATGCTTTTCTCAGGTCTCTTgacttgtatgtgtgtgcatttgcacacttgtTTCAACAACTCGagctacttaaagtagctggtaCGCATTTAGTACAAGAGGTGTCctcaaatatttggacacagccTATAGCTATAGCGTATCTCTGGATTTCCACGCGCGCTTTAACGCCTGATTGGCCGACGCGTCCGGTGTGACGTAGGGGGTCACGTGGCAGGCTCCCTTCTGACCATGCTGGAGCAGGAAAGCGTGATAGCAGGAACGTCCCTACTGTAACATACATGTCGTTTAAGAGCTGTACCAGGCAGTCATGTCGGAACTAAAGATCAACAAGAAGTTTGCGGAAAAATACGacaaatacagacagaaagaagagCTGCAGAAATGTAAGTGTTTAACAACGGGTCGCTTAGCtgaatagctagctagctagcatgctagccaaatagcgctagctagctaactagctcgCAGTGCTgcagagctagctagctaaatctcCCAACAGCGTTTTTGCAAGTTAGCAACATTTTTGTTCGCGTTTAACTTTTCGACAACTTTTGGTCGTTATGGTAAATAGGCAAACTCCCAACATCCCTGTTACTATTTATTCATCGTTAGACCTTGATGCTTTAAGTGGTTTCATCGTGCAGTTTTCCTTCATGGTAAAGTACCACATGTAGCGCCAGGTGAATGAATGCTGGTAGTGCGTATTTTTATAGTCGTGTAGTTGCTCTTAGCACCTGATTCTGAATAGGAAACTTTCTGGGATTCAAAGTGGAAGGATGTAGAAATGATGTATAAACTTACTCCGCTTGAATTCTCTTGTATTTTAAAGTAATTTAGATCTAAGAAGTGCTTCTTTTCCATCCCACTTTTCTTGAAATATCCTGACCAATAGTACTTTGCTTAGCACAACACTATAGGTGGACACCACCTTCCAATTAAtatgttcagctactttaagttgcacccattgctgacacagatgtgtaaatgcacacacacagcttgcctagtccctgtagagaagtattgacaaTAGAGTagaggactctggagcagtggaactgccaGTACTTTGGGAAGAATTGGGGAGACATTacaatgcaatcagatcctcacagcaatgctctaaaatctagtagtaagccGTACCTGTgtagtagacagttactccaacaaaagcaatgtaaactcatttttaatacccttgatttccaaagaagcaatgaatgtgcatgtgtcccaatacttttgtccatgtagtgcatgtTCATTGTTGCTGAGTGGTGCAGTGTAGTGCTTTCCttgtaaaaatgatttttttttttttttttacagcaacaaCAATTACAGCTTAATACCTTGAATAATGTTGTATCTATTTCGAGTAATGGCATTATGTGAGGTAGCTTTAGGGTAGCGTAAACAGCTGGCTGAATTCCCTATTAAagctgatctttttttttaaaaattaaaagaaaagaaaaatacatgtttctttcttttttctggaccTCTCTAGTGAAAGACCGCTTTGGGGACCAGGATGAGAAAAGTTCCTCTGAGTCTTCAGACTCTGAATCCGACGAGGAGAGTGAAATGGTAAGAGCTTGTTCTTTGACAATGAAGTGTTGGTTCATCTGTTAGGGCTTTCTGTTATCGCTTGGTCACTTTCGCCCTTTAAACAACGAGCTGATGAATTCTGATTCTGTTTATAGGAACTTGATCCTAAACTCGAGAGGGATTTTTACAGAACGCTCTCCCTGCTGAAGAAAAAGGACCCAAAGATCTATCAGAAAGATGCAAAATTCTACTCCGAGGGGGGTATGTATAGCAACTTTTCTGTAACTGCTATGGTGTGAAATGTGTGTTGTAGATATTCCTGAGTGTTATTTCCTGACTGTTCCACAGCCTCTAGCTCTGGAAGCGATGAGAAACCCTCCACTTCTAAAAAGGCAGAGAAACCAATGTTCCTAAAGGACTATGAGcgcaaagtcattttggagaggGGAGGGTAAGCCTTTTATTTACAAGTAACAACAGAGTTGTACATTAGGTCATTTGTACGAATGTTGTGTGTTACATTGCTGTTTGGGGTTGGGTTTGGGGTCTTCAAAGAGTGAAGACGGCTAAAAACACAGCACTGGATGGCAATTGAGAAAATGGAATATGAGaaattattaattactaaatatGACCACTTTTGCCCTCTGTAGaaaatatgatgatgatgatgaggatgatagCGCTGATGAGGAAGCTGCCAGAAGAATGCAGGAGGTACTGATATGCAGGAACTTGGTGTCCTTTAATTTCATCATTGCTTCACAAAGACCGCCTTCCTAACCCTCGTGTTTCTTAACAGAGAGCCTTGTCTCCCAGCTACATCCAGGAGCAAGAGGAACTGAAGAAGAGGTATGAACAGGGCTATAGCGTCTTTGACTTTATTGTAAGAATTCGGATTGCAGGACTCTCACTCCACTGCTtgtcatgcttttttttttttttttttataacttaaATTTCCCCTCAAAGCTTTCTAATTTACCAGACCTTTTGAATTGATTTTCTGGTAGCTTTCAAACGTTTATGCGAGAGAGTGATGACGAAGGCAGTAATGATGAAGGGCAGCTGCTGAAACGCAGGAACAAAACACAGGAAGAGAAGGTAcatctatagtgtgtgtgtgaaccttTCTTTGCTAATGTGCCGACTTGGTTGCAATCTGTATCTCACACATTCTTTTACTGTCCTGTAGGACAAAGAGGAGGCTGATTATGTGGAATGGCTGAAAGGGCAGGCAGAGTTGGAGGGGAAGGAAGAAGTTCAGGACATGGTAAGTGTAGATTCAAGTTCCAGCCATTATGGTAATTTATGGTTGACAATTAATTTCAGGCACGGTTTCTTTGGTTTATCAATATTTTGCGTTTCTCATATCAAACCTGTTCTTGTAGAAATACCTGAAAGATTACTGGAATGATCCCAAACTGGATGACAAGGAATCTTTTTTACGGGACTACATCCTCAACAAAGGATATCtggaagaagatgaagagaagTAGGTCTCGTTTTGTGTGATAGAGCTCTGGAACATGTTTTCTAATAAACCAGGAATAAATCAGGAATCGTTATATTTGGTTATACAAGCATCCCctcctttttttatatataaatagatttaATGAATAGCcagtgtatgttttttctttttcttcttctttttggcCTCTTCAATTTAGCTTAAGCAGAGTGTTTTGTACTGGCAGTGGAGTGAATTGTATATGTGTGGCGTGTGTCCAGGATTCCCACCTATGACGAGCTCATGCAGGAGGATGTGGAAGACTCTGAGGAAGAGGGTGAATCATTCCTGCAGAAGCAGGAGAACTTTGAGAGGCACTACAACTTTCGTTTTGAGGAGCCTGGAGCTCAGCAGGCATGTATTTGTTTCGAAAGTACTGGAGAAGTGCGCACGTGCATGTGTTTCTTTAAGAATGCGTTTGCCTGcatttatttagcattttcCTAACGTGTTTCTATATTAGCCTTTAATGCTCCCTTactttaataacactctaaGGATTAGTATTCGGTAACTACATTCAAagcagtgttgttgtgttgtcttgtcttgttgtAGTCAGGAATCCAGGAGGGCATAACTGGCCTCACACTTTTGGTGTGAAGACCCTCCTTCTTTTCAATCACTCAGCATGATGCCAGACAGTACAAGTGTCTATTAGCTGATGTAACAAAATTAGCAGTTCTCCAAGCGTGTTAAAAGCATCTAATAATTTGGTAGCATCTTTTGTGATGTGAGAGACCTGGTTAGCGCAGGAGTATGGATCACAACTAAATTAGGAGAGGgtgaattttattaaaaaaagattaagTAACAGCAATGGCTTTGGCACAGTATCCCCACTCCACTGGGTTATTTGTGACTGAGTACGAATTTAAAATGGTTAAGTGTATTTACTGATACTTTGATTAATGGGTAGTTTTCTCAAACCCTCACTGTAAACCCACAGATCAAGACCTACCCCCGAAACATCGCCACCTCTGTCCGAAGCAAGGATGAcaggaggaagagaaagagggaggaagtaaaggagagaaagaaaaaggtaaGTGTTCTTTcactatttttacatttttattttcatggttATGTTTATGCCAGAAGCAATTTTTTTTATAGTAATAATTAATGTAAATAGGAAAGATTGAACACAGGTCACTGTAATAACTTGACCAATgcttatttaattatattgtgACAGTATAGTGGAGATGGGCCATAGTGAtcaaaatgtacaaatattaaatgtatttattgctGTATATAAACAAGTCTGTAGTACATCGGATATTTATGACCCTTTGATTTTGTGGTTTAAAAATTGGTCACAGTTGTCTTCTATACCAAAAATCGTTCTAAGCTTTCATGCCTAATGTTAACCCTGCCTCTGGTCTCTGTGAGTAGGAGAAAGAGCAGAAGCAACAGCAGCTGAAGGAGCTAAAGAatctaaagagagcagagatcATGGAGAAGCTGAAGAAACTGCAGGAACTAACAGGGAATAAGGAGCTGGCCTTCAGTGAGGTGGATCTGGAAGGAGACTTTGATCCGCAACAACATGACCAACTCATGCAGGTGAGACTGATAAAGGGAGGCTGAATGATCTCACTTGTAGTCAGTGAGAAGTTGGCCCAAACCCTGGTTATATGAAGTGTGAtttgaatttcattataatggATACCTTTCAGAATGCTAGCCTTTAGTCGTGTCAGGTGGTTCTcgacaaaaaaacaagctggcTATATAGTCCTAAAGATACTTTGACTGGCTCATTTTTATCTCAGAAACCACTATTTAGCTACCATGCTAAATAATGTGTAAAATTGGGCCATTATTAGCTAAATGTTTTAAGTAAAGCAGTATGTGGTTTTGAATGCAGTTTATGGCTTCTGCTTAATTGGAAAAGCTCTTCACAGAAGTACATGTTTAGTGTGGGAATAATACAGGGACTGGGCGAACATAAAAGCTCTGGCAAATACTGATTGGTTATATTTGCACAAACTCCCACGATTGCAACATTGCAATTCCTGGAGAGAGGAGAATCTTGTAACAAATGGGATTTCTTACTAATTGGACTAATTTGGGCACTTTCCCAAGCTTTGTATTGAACACTTTATTTTCTCTCTTGACGTCTGTAGACCGTTTTTGGAGATGACTATTATGGGGAGTGTGAGGAAGAGAAACCGCagtttgatgatgatgacgagGAGTTAGAGGGTAAGTTCTTATATCTGAATTCATTTTTATGGAGTTTCTTTCTTATGCAGTAATATtcactatttttgtttttgcgCACCAGGGCGCTGGAATTGGGACACATGGACTGGTAAGGAAGAGGAAGGATGCGGGGAGAAGGAAGAATATCAAGAGGGGGAAGAGTATGAGGGTGAAGAGGAGAGCTACCAGCCAGACTGTGAAGATCCTGACTTTATTGTAAGTGCATCTTTTAAAGCACTTTGTTCTCGTGATCTGTTTACCTTTTTTTGAAATAGTTTAGTAAACCCTGAATACAGGATGCTCACTTAAGCATGTCTGCACTGTTACGGTTTCAGATGGATGCTGACTATGATCCAAGTCAGCAGGCACTAtctaagaagaagaaaaagaaacagaaagagctgaagaagaagATGGCCAAAGACAATGCCCCACTCATGggcaaaaagagaaagaagtcTCACTTTGCTGAAATCATAACTCAAAACAAGCCAGTTTTTGACCCACGTAAGTTATGGAGTCTAATGTCTAATGATGTAGATTACTACTAGATTACTACATAGATTTTTTAGGATAGATTAGTCTTAAAATACAATGTCTGAAAAGGTCCATTTTGCTTTTCGTTTAAAGGGTTATCAGTTCCATATTTTGGAAAtgcttttcttggtcttccagatctcaccttgacctccacagttacTCTAAACCACCACTTTGTTAATAACATCCCACACTGTGAAAAACAGAAGCTGAGAACACTTGGCTATCTTGCTATAGCCTGTCCATGACTTGTGTGCATGGATTTGTTTAGTTGTCAGATCTTTAGACCGTTGCTTGTAGGAGAGCTTGTAAGCTTTGGAATTTGACAAAGCTGACTGTATCTAAATACAATTGATGACctgcctcaggcctgatttaCTGATCAATGTCTGAGAGACTATTCaggaaaaacaaatcaaagGGTGTCCATACTTTTGCACAGAATAACTGTGCATTATAATTTACCTGAAAATGCATTTACTTCTCAAACAATGACAAAATGCGTCATTTGGCCAAAAGTGTCCAAACATTCACATAAGACGCTGCATATGATATTTTCTTTTAACTCAATACAAAAGGAATGATCATCTTTTGGAAAATATTGTTTTGTGGAGATATGCGtacatttaaatgaatgatCAAGTATTTTGAGCGGTTGGTTTgttgttattaattaattaattcattcattcatttatttatagagGAGAAGACCTTTGAGCAGTACCTAGATGAGTACTACAAACTGGACTTTGAGGACCTCATAGATGACCTGCCCTGCAGGTTCCGCTACAGACAGGTGGTGCCCAACGACTTTGGCCTTACCACTGAAGAGGTGAGCCACCCCATTTTCTCCTAAACCTAATTCATAACCTTTAACCATTATATCCTTAATACCCTTAATCGTTGGACGAGTCAACCTCATTTTGCGTTGATGAGCAGCGATTGTGTCTGACCTGGTATTGCTGCTCCTCCGGGAACAACTCTGACCAGGGCCTGAGGACCTAATCTTCTCTCTGAGCATACCATATCTCTCCCTAAGTTACACCCAACGGAAACAGCTGGCTGTGGTAGTGTACTGACTGTTTGTTTGTCTCATTGTAGATCCTGGCAGCGGAGGACAAGGAGCTGAATCGCTGGTGCTCGCTGAGGAAGACCTGCATGTACAGGTAAGGGTGTTGAATCGATTGTAGTTTGAGGTCATTTTGTTGGACTTAAGGGTGGGTGATTGGGGGGGTATCATCATAATATCTAAGGACCATAACATAATAGATGATAATTGTTTTGTGTATACACACTGGTTTTCTGTAATTGGTCTAAATTGATCCCAGAAGAATGGCTGGATATATTAGGGATGCGGCAGTATGGCAATTCAGGTTGATCCTGATATTTGATTTTTATTACTGATACATAAGCAATGGAAAAATTGGGATGAGCAGCAAAAAAGAAATCTAATTTGTACAAGGTTACAAATGCTGGAAAAATAATAAGTAGATGTGATTTCTGATGTCCTCTTGCATCCCTAGATGATACTCTCAGAAAAATGTAATGTGACATTGCAGTTACAGTACTAGGTCTGTCTACTGCCCATGCATAATGTGACTTTCCTGTGTTTGGTTCTTTGTGACAGGAGCGAGAATGAAGAGCTCTGTGACGTGAAGAACTACCAGATCAAggcaaaaaacataaataagaaGAAACACTTGTTTACTTCCTTGTATGCTGAGTAAGTATTTCGgctttgtgtgtattttcttaAACCGACAAATTTCTAAGTATCAAAATATTGTCAAACAGGTTCTGTAGTATAATTTTGTTCTGTAGTATAGAGGTTCAAGTTCATGATCCTCATTGTCTAGTCAGTCCTGTAAACCAAGCTATTATTAAATGCTACATTGTTCTATACAGGGATGATGAACAAGGGCAGTCGGACGCTAAGGTGAAAATGggcaagaagagaagagacaggCTGAAGAAggcagagatggagaaagaaaagacagaacTGAAGAAggcggaggaggaggggggaaaTGAAGGGGCCGAGTCTAATCCGGAACCTTCAGCATCCAACTTGGCAGACGACATCGCAGCAGAAGCTCTGACTGTGCTTGAGGAGGATGTAGAGGATGATGCAGAGTTCCTAGTTCCCaagaaaaagataaaagtgGAGAAAACTGCTTTGAACGATGAAAGCAGAGTTTCCCACAAAGAAGGGCCCAGGACTGACAAGCCTAAACGGCCGAAGAAGAAAAACAGGCTCCCTGGTGGACGACTTATTTCTAGTTCTCTCAAGGTTAGAATGGGAGGCCAAGAGTTCAGCAGACAGAGACTGAGAGCCTATGGCCTGAATCCTAATAAGCTGCATTTCAGGGAATTCTACAGGCAGAAacgaaaagagaaagaaaaggtggATAAGCTGAAAAACAAAGCCAAGAAGAGTGATTGAGAGCTGATGGTTCGACTGATGAAAAAGGGACTAACATTTTATTGTCTCCGGTACCATGAGGTGGAGCTCAATTTAACAACGTATTAGATTGGCAAGAAAGATCAGTGAATACGGATGTACAGTTATAATGTGTAGTCACATAATACAATACATTTGTAATGCTTCTGTATTACACACTGCCATATCAGCTGGTAAATTCTTCTTGGTTAATATATTTCAAATAAATCTTTTATAAAAGGCTTATTTTCACTTTACTGGCTTTCACTGGCTTCTGATTTTCATGTAAACATCAACATACATTTATAGTGTGCAAAAGGCCTAATAAATAACTTAAAATCAATATTTGTGGTCCTATATTAACAGCTGGACCAGATCCATTACTCTCCCATTGTGTGTTCATTGGATTGAAATAAAACCGACTACTATGCAAAAGCACAGTCACGAAAACAGCCTGAAGTTAAATAGTTATCAAGAATGCTTGTTAACGTGTTTTATCAAAACCTCCATAATTTAAGGACTCCATGAACTTGCTCACAAATGATGGActaactttgttttttttttagttttatctGCAATTCAGCACCATAATGCCAAGGGTCTCCAATTCAGGGGGAGGGCAAAAAAGATCTGTTTCATCAGCATTTTAATTtgtaatataaaacaaaaaaaacatgttattatatgtattttaattaTCAAATTATAACACCAATTATGCAATAAAATAAGACCTGTATTATGCAAGTGATTGGACAACTgctggtcaaattacatgtgtTGTATTTTCTAAGTGTAGCTCACATCTTATACATCTTTTACACTTGTGCACATTTCCTAAGTAtagttactgtttatttgcttaatgtaacataaaaataacattaaatgtgACCTGCAAAAGCAATGTATTCACTTACACTAACATTAACAAAATGTGTAGTTTGACCAAAACTAGTGCATTAAAGTATTTGCACAAGACTAAATGTAGGTAAAAGGGTActgcacagcaaaatgtgtcctccgcatttaacccacaaacacacacacgcactagtgaactaggggaagtgagtacacacacacccagagcggtgggcaaccAACTCCTGcgcccggagagcagagagggtgaagggccttgctcaagggcccaacagtagcagcttgccgagcccgggaatcgaacccacaaccctgttatcaatagcccggccctctaaccactgagccaccactacccatGTTATAGGAAATTTATAATCTATAAATAAGTATTTATTGTGCAATTACTTTTGCACTCTCCATATTTAATGACAATTGTGTATgttaaataagcaaataaacagtgttCCCTTCTGAAGCTGTTCATAACCCTCCTAAATGATTGTTTGTAAGAACAAGAGTCCAGATAATAAAAAGAGTGAACAGGAattaaatactttaaaataaaataaaataaagtgtcAAAAACAGCATTATAAGGTCTTAATAAAATCTTACTGAAGAGGGACAGCTAAACTTTTAATTTGTCAGCAGGATCTGTGTTGGCATTTACAGatatgattttgttttttattgttttttggaaTGTGTGAATTTGAGAGTGTTAAATGAGTTTGGGTTTGTAAACAGTCATTTTTAATCTTAGCCAGCAGAGGCAGCTGTAAATCAGTCCATCCCTCAAAAAGTCAGATTTGTTATGGGGACACAAGGAGACCTACTAAATGTTAGTAGTCATTTGGGTTTTTCATATTAAGGCCATTAGCttggtttaaaaataataataacaataataattgggccaAACCTTAATCTCAACTATTGAAAACAATGTCTCAAGCACCAGGCAACATTTTCATAACCATTTAGTCTAATAACTTTCTGTATTAGACTAAATGTAAGTTGCAGGAAATCACTCCTCAAACATCTGGTTCTCATAACCACCCGGGTGAACAATTCTCACTTGCTACATTTATCCAGAACCGCTATTTTATCTAAATGATAAGTAGAATAAATAAGTGGAATTCCCTTTGACTACCATGCCATAGTCTTTGAAGTGAAGAAAAACATCTTGGATTAATGAGTATCAAagcattaatatatttatacatttacatgatattattattgatttagtGTTACATAAACGcaagtgatttatttattagggCTTCATATgatgcaaaaaaaatattttttaattaaaaaagacttttcatttccattttaaataaatcacaTTTGGACAGAAGCTGTTTTTGCACCGATCCACCACTTGATGGCGCAGCTTCTGTTTTTCGCTCTGAAAAGAAGGCGTCCAAAACGTTTGCCTGATAGTAAAATCTAAAAGAATAGGAAtacacagaaataaactttGGTTGTTGGTATCTGGTGCTTtatgaatacacatttgttAATAATACGAACATATTTTGGGCAAAGTTAAACATGTGTCTGAGTCATTTCGTAATTTATTGAACTAAGCCATCGTTCAGGCAGACTTCGCAAAGCGCGGTAATGAGCGGCTCGGTTTGAAAACAACGTCAAGTGAGGTTGGTGTACAGTTTTCAGTGGAGAACAGCTTCAAAACCGATGAAAGAAATGATAGAGAACTCAGCTTACTGAAACACAACTACACGCAGACATATCCTGCTTCAGCTTTCAGAAAATAACAGAATTACAAGCCCCTTAACACGgccgctagctagctaacctagctagttAACTGTCTGAAGTCAGCTAGCTGCGCTCCTAGAGTCGACTCACTGGAggagctagctaacgttaactAGTGCTAGTGGATTCATTTGTTATGAAGTACAGCTACATTATTTAGCTAATGTTATTGAGCGCCAAAAAAGCATATTTTAACGTGTCCTGCGGAGGGGTGACACATCTCTGAAACAGGACTGGTGAACTAGCTAAGTCACTGATATTTTTTTCTGTCATGGAAAATCGTTAGCTAACGTCGAGGCTTGCGCCCGTTGTGTGTCTCTTCTCCTCGCAGGGACTCCGTACAGTCATCAGGACGAGATCATGCTGCAGAACGACGCCTTACATTATGTTGATCTGGAGAACACAGGCGAGGCGCTCATCGAGCTCATTGAGAGCAGTAAGGCTGAAGATGCGCTGAGGGCAGCGAGGATTAAACAGCAAGCTCTGTTTGACCACCACACCGAGGCCAGAAGGACGGTCACTCAGCTCTTAAACAGTAAGTAATGATGTGCCTacagctggctggctggctggctggctgtgctcACACCTGCTTGTTACAAAATGTCAAGTGAGGGCATgcgtatatatatttttctatttacgtCCTCTGTTGTTGGTTAAAGTTTGATGCCAGGAAAACTTTCAGTGACATTTCAGTTCCATCACCATTGTCTGCAATGTTATTGTGAATAGCTAAGCAAGTAAAGTTTGATTACCTGATTTCTGAAAGGCATAACAAATATTTTGTAGCCAGGTTTTCACCTACTTTTCCCTGCTAAAGGCTTTTAGGTCTATGAGATTTATGGGCTgccttgcatgcactgctcttgAGGTCTGTCCACAGAATTTCAATACTGTAGAAGtttcattttcatgtattgttACAGACAGGATGGTGGTATAATTATATCAGTTCTTGAATCAAGAATTTgctggtaaaaaaaattaatcgaTGCTTCATCCTACCAGTAAACTG
This genomic window contains:
- the kri1 gene encoding protein KRI1 homolog encodes the protein MSELKINKKFAEKYDKYRQKEELQKLKDRFGDQDEKSSSESSDSESDEESEMELDPKLERDFYRTLSLLKKKDPKIYQKDAKFYSEGASSSGSDEKPSTSKKAEKPMFLKDYERKVILERGGKYDDDDEDDSADEEAARRMQERALSPSYIQEQEELKKSFQTFMRESDDEGSNDEGQLLKRRNKTQEEKDKEEADYVEWLKGQAELEGKEEVQDMKYLKDYWNDPKLDDKESFLRDYILNKGYLEEDEEKIPTYDELMQEDVEDSEEEGESFLQKQENFERHYNFRFEEPGAQQIKTYPRNIATSVRSKDDRRKRKREEVKERKKKEKEQKQQQLKELKNLKRAEIMEKLKKLQELTGNKELAFSEVDLEGDFDPQQHDQLMQTVFGDDYYGECEEEKPQFDDDDEELEGRWNWDTWTGKEEEGCGEKEEYQEGEEYEGEEESYQPDCEDPDFIMDADYDPSQQALSKKKKKKQKELKKKMAKDNAPLMGKKRKKSHFAEIITQNKPVFDPQEKTFEQYLDEYYKLDFEDLIDDLPCRFRYRQVVPNDFGLTTEEILAAEDKELNRWCSLRKTCMYRSENEELCDVKNYQIKAKNINKKKHLFTSLYAEDDEQGQSDAKVKMGKKRRDRLKKAEMEKEKTELKKAEEEGGNEGAESNPEPSASNLADDIAAEALTVLEEDVEDDAEFLVPKKKIKVEKTALNDESRVSHKEGPRTDKPKRPKKKNRLPGGRLISSSLKVRMGGQEFSRQRLRAYGLNPNKLHFREFYRQKRKEKEKVDKLKNKAKKSD